A genomic window from Pseudomonas alcaligenes includes:
- the bcsZ gene encoding cellulose synthase complex periplasmic endoglucanase BcsZ: protein MRRLYPTLCAGLLSLVLGGAAQAACPVDWPHWQRFAEHWIQPDGRVLESSLEKNHSTSEGQSYALFFALVANDQARFERIWRWSRENLAGNDPQNILPAWLWGQGKDGQWQVQDPNSASDADLWFVYALLEADRLWRKPEYRADALALLAQIKARETTELPGLGPVLLPGPIGFSHIGHLWRINPSYQPLPLLRRLAAVDPKGPWNAIARHSAVLQEQAGPHGFAADWIGYRAVSERAGLFASDPMKGDSGSYDAIRVYLWAGMTDPADPLAKPLLDSLFGMARATASSGLPPEKVDVRTGVTSGQSPSGFSGALVPYFRAKGQPWLEELQDQRARGAIDQWIAGTGPAPFYYDYMLSLFGLGWADKYYRFAADGRLLPLWESPCSATAR from the coding sequence ATGCGGCGTCTGTATCCGACTCTCTGCGCCGGCCTGCTGAGCCTCGTGCTCGGCGGCGCCGCACAGGCTGCCTGCCCGGTCGATTGGCCGCACTGGCAGCGCTTCGCCGAACACTGGATCCAGCCGGACGGCCGCGTCCTGGAGTCCAGCCTGGAGAAGAACCACAGCACCTCGGAAGGGCAGTCCTACGCACTGTTCTTCGCCCTGGTGGCCAATGACCAGGCGCGTTTCGAGCGCATCTGGCGCTGGAGTCGCGAGAACCTCGCCGGCAATGACCCGCAGAACATCCTGCCGGCCTGGCTGTGGGGGCAGGGCAAGGACGGCCAGTGGCAGGTGCAGGACCCCAACTCCGCTTCCGACGCCGACCTGTGGTTCGTCTACGCCCTGCTGGAAGCCGACCGCCTGTGGCGCAAGCCCGAATACCGCGCCGATGCGCTGGCCCTGCTGGCGCAGATCAAGGCCCGTGAAACCACCGAGCTGCCAGGCCTGGGCCCGGTGTTGCTGCCGGGTCCGATCGGCTTCTCGCATATTGGCCATCTGTGGCGCATCAACCCCAGCTACCAGCCGCTGCCGCTGCTGCGCCGCCTCGCCGCCGTCGACCCCAAGGGGCCGTGGAACGCCATCGCCCGGCACAGCGCGGTGTTGCAGGAGCAGGCCGGGCCGCATGGCTTCGCTGCCGACTGGATCGGCTACCGCGCCGTGTCCGAGCGTGCCGGGCTGTTCGCCAGCGACCCGATGAAGGGCGACAGCGGCAGCTACGACGCCATCCGCGTCTACCTCTGGGCCGGCATGACCGATCCCGCCGACCCGCTGGCCAAGCCGCTGCTCGACAGCCTGTTCGGCATGGCGCGCGCCACCGCCTCCAGCGGCCTGCCGCCGGAGAAGGTCGACGTGCGCACGGGCGTCACCTCGGGGCAGAGCCCGAGCGGCTTCTCCGGCGCCCTGGTGCCGTACTTCCGCGCCAAGGGCCAGCCCTGGCTGGAAGAGCTGCAGGACCAGCGCGCGCGCGGCGCCATCGACCAGTGGATCGCCGGCACGGGGCCTGCGCCGTTCTATTACGACTACATGCTCAGCCTGTTCGGTCTCGGCTGGGCAGACAAGTACTACCGCTTCGCGGCCGATGGCCGTCTGCTACCGCTTTGGGAGTCTCCATGTTCCGCTACCGCCCGCTGA
- a CDS encoding cellulose synthase subunit BcsC-related outer membrane protein: MFRYRPLTLALLAALAHGGAKAEGSDAQRLLIEQGHFWQAQDKPKRAGEVWQKLLLIDAAQPDALYGLGFIAVKDGDLASAGGYLQRLQAIQPLPRQALLLEQDIRLADPANQKLLDEARLLVESDERAKAAEVYRRALGGKPAQGQIGLEFYNNLGYVDAHWAEARSGMQRIQREYPDDPYAALFLAKHLARNQGAREEGIRALAKLAEREDIGGDADESWRLALTWIGPPNKAQQPLFEQFLKTHPDDEEIRALLVKGRTQPASAAAAWRRDPQLDRGLKALEKGELQVAERELSAYLEKHPKDPDALGGLGILRQRQERFEDAELLLTRAVKGGGGRAWQSALDDVRYWSLLQRARDNIANARNADARQQLEQARRLKPKDAEAVLSLAELQAQQGELAAAETGYRQALQLGQQQARALRGLVQVLGGQGKVDEALHELDKLPKAEREKIGSLSQLRAEQALQRARAAEQRGDSAGMRRELENALRDDPNNAWARFALARLYVDLGAVDEARSLVDGLLQTQPNDRDALYTSALLSMQLGDWRKAQTTLARIPRDARNADVSRLVAEVDFNLQMQEIEELNRSGRRAEARAFLGRIEPLAQGKPARLASMASAYADADDPQRAMAIMRDLLARSPRNDLSLTLSYAGVLLRAEQDAEVAAILRDLQGRSMTVEQRKQYDDLLFHYRVRQAEQLRLRGELAAAYDTLAPALAQRPQDPLVVSALARMYGANGDTAKALELFKPLVQRHPQDANLQVGAADMAAQQAENGYAEERLEQALKLAPNDVDILTTAARVYRYLGRTGTAAELLGKVVAQEKREQTPSYAASTRPASAPANPFAGVGSLAAVPAAIPDPVSTLAAPVERPTLALDDIPAPASSQPRAPARAELPVSTTRDSLLALETAPALAAAEPASANPFLPGAEEEPDPRAGMSEAARALDDILQQRSAYVVQGVTVRTNDSESGLSKITDVQAPFEASMPLGDNRLAVRVTPVSLNAGSLDDSARDRFGGGPQATLDNPGMSPGSQKDSGVGLAVAFENPGAGLKADIGTTPQGFLYSTAVGGVSVERAVPGNPDLHWNVGVSRRAVTDSLLSFAGAEDKRTGQKWGGVTANGGRAQLAFDDREMGAYAYAGWHRLLGNNVEDNDRVEAGTGVYWYLQNDEQSQATIGLDLLGIGYRENLGYFTYGHGGYFSPQSFFALGVPVSWARRYERLSFQLRGSVGVQSIKQDEADFFPGDRAKQAEASRALGYEAVYGSDNSTGIGYNLAGAAEYQLGDHLFLGGHVGVDNAQDYRQWNGGLYLRYMLERMTGPMPLPVSPYQSPYAK; this comes from the coding sequence ATGTTCCGCTACCGCCCGCTGACTCTGGCGCTGCTCGCCGCCCTGGCCCATGGCGGCGCCAAGGCCGAGGGCAGCGATGCCCAGCGCCTGCTGATCGAGCAGGGACATTTCTGGCAGGCGCAGGACAAGCCCAAGCGTGCCGGCGAGGTCTGGCAGAAGCTGCTGCTGATCGATGCGGCGCAGCCGGATGCGCTCTATGGCCTGGGCTTCATCGCGGTCAAGGACGGCGACCTGGCCAGCGCCGGCGGCTACCTGCAGCGCCTGCAGGCCATCCAGCCGTTGCCGCGTCAGGCCCTGCTGCTGGAGCAGGATATCCGCCTGGCCGATCCGGCCAACCAGAAGCTGCTCGACGAGGCTCGCCTGCTGGTCGAGAGCGATGAGCGCGCGAAGGCCGCCGAAGTCTATCGCCGTGCGCTGGGCGGCAAGCCCGCGCAGGGGCAGATCGGCCTGGAGTTCTACAACAACCTGGGCTACGTCGACGCGCACTGGGCCGAGGCCCGCAGCGGCATGCAGCGCATCCAGCGCGAGTACCCGGACGATCCCTATGCCGCGCTGTTCCTGGCCAAGCACCTGGCGCGCAACCAGGGCGCGCGCGAGGAGGGTATCCGTGCCCTGGCCAAGCTGGCCGAGCGCGAGGATATCGGCGGCGACGCCGACGAAAGCTGGCGCCTGGCGCTGACCTGGATCGGCCCGCCCAACAAGGCGCAGCAGCCGCTGTTCGAGCAGTTTCTCAAGACCCATCCGGACGACGAGGAAATCCGCGCGCTGCTGGTCAAGGGCCGCACTCAGCCCGCCAGCGCAGCGGCGGCCTGGCGCCGTGACCCGCAGCTCGACCGCGGGCTCAAGGCCCTGGAGAAAGGCGAACTGCAGGTGGCCGAGCGCGAGTTGAGCGCCTACCTGGAGAAGCACCCCAAGGACCCTGATGCCCTCGGCGGGCTCGGCATCCTGCGCCAGCGCCAGGAGCGCTTCGAGGATGCCGAGCTGCTGCTCACCCGTGCCGTGAAGGGCGGCGGTGGCCGCGCCTGGCAGAGCGCGCTGGACGATGTGCGCTACTGGTCGCTGCTGCAGCGTGCTCGCGACAACATCGCCAACGCGCGCAATGCCGATGCCCGCCAGCAACTGGAACAGGCGCGCCGGCTCAAGCCCAAGGATGCCGAGGCCGTGCTGAGCCTGGCCGAGCTGCAGGCCCAGCAGGGCGAACTCGCGGCCGCCGAAACCGGCTATCGCCAGGCGCTGCAGCTGGGCCAGCAGCAGGCGCGCGCCCTGCGCGGCCTGGTGCAGGTGCTGGGTGGCCAGGGCAAGGTCGACGAGGCCCTGCACGAGCTGGACAAGCTGCCCAAGGCCGAGCGCGAGAAGATTGGCAGCCTCAGCCAGCTGCGTGCCGAGCAGGCGCTGCAGCGCGCCCGCGCCGCCGAACAGCGCGGCGACAGCGCCGGCATGCGCCGCGAGCTGGAAAACGCCCTGCGCGATGATCCGAACAATGCCTGGGCACGCTTCGCCCTGGCGCGCCTGTACGTTGACCTGGGCGCCGTGGACGAAGCGCGCAGCCTGGTCGATGGCCTGTTGCAGACCCAGCCGAACGACCGCGACGCGCTGTACACCAGCGCCCTGTTGTCCATGCAGCTGGGCGACTGGCGCAAGGCCCAGACGACCCTCGCGCGCATCCCGCGCGACGCGCGCAACGCGGACGTCAGCCGGCTGGTGGCCGAAGTGGATTTCAACCTGCAGATGCAGGAAATCGAGGAACTCAACCGTAGCGGTCGGCGCGCCGAGGCCCGTGCCTTCCTCGGCCGCATCGAACCGCTGGCCCAGGGCAAGCCGGCGCGTCTGGCCAGCATGGCTTCGGCCTATGCCGATGCCGACGACCCGCAGCGTGCCATGGCCATCATGCGCGACCTGCTGGCGCGCAGCCCGCGCAACGACCTGTCGCTGACCCTGAGCTATGCCGGCGTACTGTTGCGCGCCGAGCAGGACGCCGAAGTGGCCGCCATTCTGCGCGACCTGCAGGGCCGCAGCATGACGGTGGAGCAGCGCAAGCAGTACGACGATCTGCTGTTCCACTACCGCGTGCGCCAGGCCGAGCAGCTACGCCTGCGCGGTGAGCTGGCCGCCGCTTACGACACCCTGGCGCCCGCCCTGGCGCAGCGCCCGCAGGACCCGCTGGTGGTTTCGGCGCTGGCGCGCATGTACGGCGCCAACGGCGACACTGCCAAGGCCCTTGAGCTGTTCAAGCCGCTGGTGCAGCGTCACCCGCAAGACGCCAACCTGCAGGTCGGTGCTGCCGACATGGCCGCCCAGCAGGCCGAGAACGGCTATGCCGAGGAGCGCCTGGAACAGGCGCTGAAGCTGGCGCCCAATGACGTCGACATCCTCACCACCGCTGCCCGTGTGTACCGCTACCTCGGTCGCACCGGTACCGCCGCCGAGCTGCTGGGCAAGGTGGTGGCCCAGGAGAAACGCGAACAGACCCCGAGCTACGCCGCCAGCACCCGTCCGGCCAGCGCGCCGGCCAACCCCTTCGCCGGTGTCGGCAGTCTGGCCGCAGTACCTGCGGCGATTCCCGACCCGGTATCGACCCTGGCGGCGCCGGTCGAGCGTCCGACTCTGGCGCTGGACGATATTCCAGCCCCGGCGAGCAGCCAGCCGCGTGCCCCGGCCCGTGCCGAGCTACCGGTGAGCACTACGCGCGACAGCCTGCTGGCCCTGGAAACCGCGCCGGCACTGGCCGCCGCCGAGCCGGCCTCGGCCAATCCCTTCCTGCCGGGTGCCGAGGAAGAGCCGGACCCGCGTGCCGGCATGAGCGAGGCGGCCCGCGCCCTAGACGATATCCTGCAGCAGCGCAGCGCTTATGTGGTGCAGGGCGTGACGGTGCGGACCAACGACAGCGAGTCCGGCCTGAGCAAGATCACCGATGTGCAGGCGCCGTTCGAGGCCAGCATGCCGCTGGGCGACAACCGCCTGGCCGTGCGCGTGACCCCGGTCTCGCTGAACGCCGGCAGCCTGGACGACAGTGCGCGTGATCGCTTCGGCGGTGGCCCGCAGGCGACCCTGGACAACCCGGGCATGTCGCCGGGTTCGCAGAAGGATTCCGGTGTCGGCCTGGCCGTGGCCTTCGAGAATCCCGGTGCGGGCCTCAAGGCCGACATCGGCACCACGCCGCAGGGTTTCCTCTACAGCACCGCCGTCGGTGGCGTCAGCGTCGAGCGTGCCGTGCCGGGCAACCCGGACCTGCACTGGAACGTCGGCGTGTCGCGGCGCGCGGTCACCGACAGCCTGCTGTCGTTCGCCGGTGCCGAGGACAAGCGCACCGGGCAGAAGTGGGGCGGCGTCACCGCCAACGGTGGACGTGCCCAGCTGGCCTTCGATGACCGCGAAATGGGCGCCTATGCCTATGCCGGCTGGCATCGCCTGCTCGGCAACAACGTCGAGGACAACGACCGGGTGGAGGCGGGCACCGGTGTCTACTGGTACCTGCAGAACGACGAGCAGAGCCAGGCCACCATCGGTCTCGACCTGCTCGGCATCGGTTATCGCGAGAACCTCGGCTACTTCACCTATGGCCACGGCGGCTACTTCAGCCCGCAGAGCTTCTTCGCCCTCGGCGTGCCGGTCAGCTGGGCGCGTCGCTACGAGCGCCTGAGCTTCCAGCTACGCGGCTCGGTCGGCGTGCAGTCGATCAAGCAGGACGAGGCCGACTTCTTCCCCGGCGACCGCGCGAAACAGGCCGAGGCCAGTCGTGCGCTGGGCTACGAGGCGGTCTACGGCAGCGATAACAGCACCGGTATCGGCTACAACCTGGCCGGCGCCGCCGAATACCAGCTGGGCGACCACCTGTTCCTCGGTGGTCACGTCGGCGTCGACAACGCCCAGGACTACCGCCAGTGGAACGGCGGCCTGTACCTGCGCTACATGCTCGAACGCATGACCGGCCCGATGCCGCTGCCCGTTTCTCCCTATCAATCCCCCTACGCGAAATAA
- a CDS encoding SGNH/GDSL hydrolase family protein translates to MASSLLAGLSILIIGDSHMATPNYLIGGLHDDLIRKGANVHSIGICGANAGDWLKVSPGGGCGAAERRGKEPAQVLRGKASTTPIKELIAKDKPDLVLIVIGDTMAGYDKPSFPKAWIWQQTTSLTKAIGATGTQCAWVGPNWGTEGGKYGKTYAKVKQMSAFLAANVAPCSYVDSLKFSKPGEWATTDGQHLNVQGYQKWGAAISAELEKVRKGAAQ, encoded by the coding sequence ATGGCTTCCTCCCTGCTTGCCGGCCTGTCGATCCTGATCATTGGCGACAGCCATATGGCCACTCCCAACTACCTGATCGGCGGTCTGCACGACGACCTCATCCGCAAGGGCGCCAACGTCCATTCCATCGGTATCTGCGGGGCCAATGCCGGCGACTGGCTGAAAGTCTCTCCGGGTGGCGGCTGCGGTGCGGCCGAGCGCCGTGGCAAGGAGCCGGCCCAGGTGCTGCGCGGCAAGGCCAGCACCACGCCGATCAAGGAGCTGATCGCCAAGGACAAGCCGGACCTGGTGCTGATCGTGATCGGCGACACCATGGCCGGTTACGACAAGCCGTCCTTCCCCAAGGCCTGGATCTGGCAGCAGACCACCAGCCTGACCAAGGCCATCGGCGCCACCGGCACCCAGTGCGCCTGGGTCGGGCCGAACTGGGGTACCGAGGGCGGCAAGTACGGCAAGACCTACGCCAAGGTGAAGCAAATGTCAGCCTTCCTCGCCGCCAACGTGGCGCCGTGCAGCTACGTCGACTCGCTGAAATTCTCCAAGCCGGGCGAGTGGGCCACCACCGACGGCCAGCACCTCAATGTGCAGGGCTACCAGAAGTGGGGCGCGGCCATCAGCGCCGAGCTGGAGAAAGTGCGCAAGGGCGCCGCCCAGTAA
- a CDS encoding SGNH/GDSL hydrolase family protein, protein MSSSVLAGLTLLVLGESHMSLQNHLTEPLNAALVAKGANVHSIGACGASAADWLVTKKVDCGAVQDNNGKLVLKGSGATTTPIKELIAQQKPDVVVLVIGDTMASYDKPAFPKAWAWQSVTNLTKAIAATGTKCVWVGPAWGKVGGKYKKNDPRTQFMSQFLAANVAPCTYVDSLKMSKPGQWVTTDGQHFTVAGYKAWGNAIAEAMSKLPAASLKGGK, encoded by the coding sequence ATGTCTTCTTCCGTACTGGCCGGCCTGACCCTTCTGGTGCTCGGCGAAAGCCACATGAGCCTGCAGAACCACCTGACCGAGCCGCTCAACGCGGCGCTGGTGGCCAAGGGCGCCAACGTGCATTCGATCGGTGCCTGCGGTGCCAGCGCGGCCGACTGGCTGGTGACCAAGAAGGTCGACTGCGGTGCCGTGCAGGACAACAACGGCAAGCTGGTGCTCAAGGGCAGTGGCGCCACCACCACGCCGATCAAGGAGCTGATCGCGCAGCAGAAGCCTGACGTGGTGGTGCTGGTCATCGGCGACACCATGGCCTCCTACGACAAGCCGGCCTTTCCCAAGGCCTGGGCCTGGCAGAGCGTGACCAACCTGACCAAGGCCATCGCTGCCACCGGCACCAAGTGCGTGTGGGTCGGCCCGGCCTGGGGCAAGGTCGGTGGCAAGTACAAGAAGAACGACCCGCGCACCCAGTTCATGTCGCAGTTCCTCGCCGCCAACGTGGCGCCCTGCACCTATGTCGACTCGCTGAAAATGTCCAAGCCGGGGCAGTGGGTGACCACCGATGGCCAGCACTTCACCGTGGCCGGCTACAAGGCCTGGGGCAATGCCATCGCCGAAGCGATGAGCAAGCTGCCGGCCGCCAGCCTGAAAGGAGGCAAGTGA
- a CDS encoding alginate O-acetyltransferase AlgF, producing MKRALLGLFAVLPLGQALAAEIPLYPTGPSEDSAFLRFFNAGETPLELNAANGASLRLAGEQRASDFLTVPAGKPIQGSLKQGGAQQALDVSVEPGEFATVVGLGNGKELRLLTLREQPDDFNSLKASLAFYSLDGSCANAGLQAAGRNVDIFKDVAEGSLQRRSINPLKLSVQLRCGGAAVGQPLDLGQLAAGQRYTLFLVPSAQGPRLFQAVDNLAN from the coding sequence ATGAAGCGCGCACTGCTCGGTCTGTTCGCTGTGCTGCCGCTGGGCCAGGCCCTGGCGGCGGAGATTCCGCTGTATCCCACCGGCCCCAGCGAAGATTCGGCCTTCCTGCGCTTCTTCAACGCCGGCGAGACGCCGCTGGAGCTGAACGCCGCCAACGGCGCCAGTCTGCGCCTGGCAGGCGAGCAGCGCGCCTCCGACTTCCTCACCGTGCCGGCCGGCAAGCCGATCCAGGGCAGCCTGAAGCAGGGCGGCGCGCAACAGGCGCTGGATGTCAGCGTCGAGCCGGGCGAGTTCGCCACCGTGGTCGGCCTCGGCAACGGCAAGGAGCTGCGCCTGCTGACCCTGCGCGAGCAGCCGGACGACTTCAACTCCCTGAAAGCTTCGCTGGCCTTCTACAGCCTCGATGGCAGCTGCGCCAACGCAGGCCTGCAGGCCGCCGGGCGCAATGTCGACATTTTCAAGGATGTCGCCGAAGGCAGCCTGCAGCGGCGTTCGATCAACCCGCTGAAGCTGTCCGTGCAGCTGCGCTGCGGCGGCGCCGCCGTCGGCCAGCCGCTGGACCTTGGCCAGCTGGCCGCCGGCCAGCGCTACACCCTGTTCCTGGTGCCCTCGGCGCAGGGGCCGCGCCTGTTCCAGGCCGTCGACAATCTGGCTAACTAA
- a CDS encoding MBOAT family protein, with protein MVFASLEFLLLFLPTFMLVYALVRPGGRNHVLLIGSWIFYGWLSPAFLLLHVVLTAVGWVGGLLVELTDAQSRRRYRLLTLLIVVNVLVLSWYKYANILAATFNELLSAYGAMPFEWQKVALPAGLSFIVLQVISYLVDVHRKVVPVERSFANFATYLAMFGHSIAGPIIRYDWVRRELVQRYFNPLNFALGARRFMIGMSMKVLVADSLSPLVDVAFSQANPSFVDAWIGCLAYSLQLFFDFAGYSAMAIGLGLMLGFHFPENFNRPYWARNIQDFWRRWHISLSSWLRDYLYIGLGGNRLGTWKTYRNLFLIMAIGGLWHGGDSWNYVLWGAAHGIALCIDRAWSRAGLPDLPAPLAHTVTLLFVCLAWTLFRSPDFATALGMYAGQFGFNGFALGDALAATLRPAHGIAAALGVVCLLLPLLQARAEARFGHSLSFRAVGALWPVAGFLLSFALIASRETVPFLYFQF; from the coding sequence ATGGTTTTCGCCTCCCTCGAATTTCTCCTGCTGTTCCTGCCCACCTTCATGCTGGTGTATGCCTTGGTCCGGCCGGGGGGGCGCAACCATGTGCTGCTGATCGGCAGCTGGATCTTCTATGGCTGGCTGAGCCCGGCCTTCCTCCTGCTGCACGTGGTACTGACGGCGGTGGGCTGGGTCGGCGGCCTGCTGGTGGAGCTGACCGATGCGCAGTCGCGGCGGCGCTACCGCCTGCTGACACTGCTGATCGTGGTCAATGTGCTGGTGCTGAGCTGGTACAAGTACGCCAACATCCTCGCCGCGACCTTCAACGAGCTGCTCAGCGCCTACGGCGCCATGCCGTTCGAGTGGCAGAAGGTGGCGCTGCCGGCGGGCCTGTCGTTCATCGTGCTGCAGGTGATCTCCTACCTGGTCGACGTGCATCGCAAGGTGGTTCCGGTCGAGCGCAGCTTCGCCAACTTCGCCACCTACCTGGCGATGTTCGGCCACTCCATCGCCGGTCCGATCATCCGTTACGACTGGGTGCGTCGCGAACTGGTGCAGCGCTATTTCAATCCGCTGAACTTCGCCCTCGGCGCGCGCCGCTTCATGATCGGCATGAGCATGAAGGTGCTGGTGGCCGACAGCCTGTCGCCGCTGGTGGATGTGGCCTTCAGCCAGGCCAATCCGTCCTTCGTCGATGCCTGGATCGGCTGCCTGGCCTACTCGCTGCAGCTGTTCTTCGACTTCGCCGGCTACAGCGCCATGGCCATCGGCCTGGGCCTGATGCTCGGCTTCCACTTCCCGGAGAACTTCAACCGGCCGTACTGGGCGCGCAACATCCAGGACTTCTGGCGGCGCTGGCACATCTCTCTGTCCAGCTGGCTGCGCGACTACCTGTACATCGGCCTGGGCGGCAACCGCTTGGGTACCTGGAAGACCTACCGCAACCTGTTCCTGATCATGGCCATCGGCGGCCTGTGGCACGGCGGCGACAGCTGGAACTACGTGCTCTGGGGCGCCGCCCACGGTATCGCCCTGTGCATCGATCGCGCCTGGAGCCGCGCCGGCCTGCCGGACCTGCCGGCGCCGCTGGCGCACACGGTGACGCTGCTGTTCGTCTGCCTGGCCTGGACCCTGTTCCGCTCGCCGGACTTCGCCACGGCGCTGGGCATGTACGCCGGCCAGTTCGGTTTCAACGGCTTCGCCCTGGGCGATGCCCTGGCGGCGACCCTGCGCCCGGCCCACGGTATCGCCGCCGCCCTCGGCGTGGTGTGCCTGCTGCTGCCGCTGCTGCAGGCCCGTGCCGAGGCGCGCTTCGGCCACAGCCTGAGCTTCCGTGCGGTTGGCGCCCTGTGGCCGGTCGCCGGTTTCCTGCTGTCGTTCGCCCTGATCGCCAGCCGTGAAACCGTACCTTTCCTGTACTTCCAGTTCTAA
- a CDS encoding cell division protein FtsQ produces the protein MSKKDASLAPVPPSAMTILLSPVAGVVMFVFLLAGLLSCLWAMFVSGKVDLLPKEHDWAAISEGEITHHIAKELSHVTLARKAADLERAASWLLIGDTGARVRQGCAGWLFLADENRIHPRAEVNAQARAQKVLAVRDWLAARNIRLLVALVPDKSRIAADQLCGISRSAQLADRAQRWQAQLQQAGVAVLDLAPTLQALGSSAYLRSDTHWSEAGAQAAALALAPQIGVLGVTPTPAQQLKRELQAEAPRPGDLVRLAGLDWLPEGLQPAGERVAESRFSKVEQAEAMSEDDLFGDSQLPNVALIGTSFSRNSNFVAFLEQALGASLGNFAKDGGEFSGAARDYFASPAFRETPPQLLIWEIPERDLQSPYKDDIELSVL, from the coding sequence ATGTCGAAAAAAGACGCTTCCCTCGCCCCGGTACCGCCGAGTGCGATGACCATTCTGCTCAGCCCGGTCGCCGGAGTGGTGATGTTCGTGTTCCTGCTGGCCGGCCTGCTCAGCTGCCTGTGGGCCATGTTCGTCAGCGGCAAGGTGGACCTGCTGCCCAAGGAGCACGACTGGGCCGCCATCAGCGAAGGCGAGATCACCCACCATATCGCCAAGGAACTGTCCCATGTGACGCTGGCCAGAAAGGCGGCCGACCTGGAGCGCGCCGCCAGCTGGCTGCTGATCGGCGACACCGGCGCGCGCGTGCGCCAGGGCTGTGCTGGCTGGCTGTTCCTGGCCGACGAGAACCGCATCCACCCGCGTGCCGAGGTCAATGCCCAGGCGCGTGCGCAGAAGGTGCTCGCCGTGCGTGACTGGCTGGCGGCGCGCAATATCCGCCTGCTGGTGGCGCTGGTGCCGGACAAGAGCCGGATCGCCGCCGACCAGCTGTGCGGTATCAGCCGTTCCGCCCAGCTGGCCGATCGCGCGCAGCGCTGGCAGGCGCAGCTGCAGCAGGCCGGCGTGGCGGTGCTGGACCTGGCACCGACCCTGCAGGCGCTGGGCAGTTCGGCCTACCTGCGCAGCGACACCCACTGGAGCGAAGCGGGGGCGCAGGCCGCCGCACTGGCGCTGGCGCCGCAGATCGGCGTGCTCGGTGTGACCCCGACACCGGCCCAGCAGCTCAAGCGCGAGCTGCAGGCGGAGGCGCCGCGCCCTGGCGATCTGGTGCGCCTGGCGGGCCTCGACTGGCTGCCGGAAGGCCTGCAGCCGGCCGGCGAGCGGGTGGCCGAGTCGCGCTTCAGCAAGGTCGAGCAGGCCGAGGCGATGAGCGAGGACGACCTGTTCGGTGACAGTCAGCTGCCCAACGTGGCGCTGATCGGTACCTCCTTCTCGCGCAACTCCAACTTCGTGGCCTTCCTCGAGCAGGCCCTGGGGGCCAGCCTGGGCAACTTCGCCAAGGACGGTGGTGAGTTCTCCGGTGCCGCCAGGGACTACTTCGCCAGCCCGGCTTTCCGCGAAACGCCGCCGCAGCTGCTGATCTGGGAGATTCCCGAACGCGACCTGCAGTCGCCCTACAAGGACGACATCGAGCTGTCGGTGCTGTAA
- the mmsB gene encoding 3-hydroxyisobutyrate dehydrogenase gives MTQIAFIGLGHMGLPMARNLLKAGFAVTAFDLVQEALDAFIQDGGKPAASAAEAVRDAQVVVSMLPASRHVEGLYLGDDGLLQKITPGSLVLECSTIAPESARKVHAVAAARGIALLDAPVSGGTAGAAAGTLTFMVGGKAEALDKARPILAAMGKNIFHAGPDGAGQVAKVCNNQLLAVHMIGTAEAMALGVASGLDPAVLAEIMRQSSGGNWSLEKYNPWPGVMDNVPASKGYSGGFMAELMAKDLGLAQEAAQATGSSTPMGALALQLYRLLLKQGNGKLDFSAVQKLFVEPR, from the coding sequence ATGACCCAGATCGCCTTCATCGGCCTCGGCCACATGGGCCTGCCCATGGCCCGCAACCTGCTCAAGGCCGGCTTTGCCGTGACCGCCTTCGACCTGGTGCAGGAGGCGCTGGACGCCTTCATCCAGGACGGCGGCAAGCCTGCCGCCAGCGCCGCCGAGGCCGTGCGCGACGCCCAGGTGGTGGTCAGCATGCTGCCGGCCAGCCGCCATGTGGAGGGTCTGTACCTGGGCGATGACGGCCTGCTGCAGAAGATCACGCCCGGCAGCCTGGTGCTGGAATGCTCGACCATCGCCCCGGAATCCGCGCGCAAGGTGCATGCCGTGGCGGCCGCGCGCGGCATCGCCCTGCTCGATGCGCCGGTGTCCGGCGGCACCGCCGGCGCCGCCGCCGGTACCCTGACCTTCATGGTCGGCGGCAAGGCCGAGGCACTGGACAAGGCCCGGCCGATCCTCGCCGCCATGGGCAAGAACATCTTCCACGCCGGCCCCGACGGCGCCGGCCAGGTGGCCAAGGTGTGCAACAACCAGCTGCTCGCCGTGCACATGATCGGCACCGCCGAGGCCATGGCCCTGGGCGTGGCCAGCGGCCTGGACCCGGCCGTGCTGGCCGAGATCATGCGGCAGAGTTCGGGCGGCAACTGGAGCCTGGAGAAGTACAACCCCTGGCCGGGGGTGATGGACAACGTGCCGGCGTCGAAAGGCTACAGCGGCGGCTTCATGGCCGAGCTGATGGCCAAGGACCTCGGCCTGGCCCAGGAGGCGGCGCAGGCCACCGGCAGCAGCACGCCAATGGGCGCGCTGGCGCTGCAGCTGTACCGTCTGCTGCTCAAGCAGGGCAACGGCAAGCTGGACTTCTCGGCGGTGCAGAAACTCTTCGTCGAGCCGCGCTGA